A window of the Lactobacillus amylovorus DSM 20531 genome harbors these coding sequences:
- a CDS encoding oligosaccharide flippase family protein gives MRKTFLNILYNAIYQIFIVLVPLITVPYLSRVLGPKTYGIYSSVNNTVQFLMIFCILSVSYVGMRTISRTRTYGTPEELTRAFWGLWYFQGIAGLITIAITVFVTTVFHVQYWFYILLMVPYLISAQVDISWFFQGLADFGRVVLKNTAVKLVSVVLILLWVKSPADLWKYLLIMSVSTMLGSFVFWLDIYRYVGNPVAHFYKFKKTAIAIGTLMIPQIATQIYTSLDKPILGLFSSSTQVSFYDNSQRISNMILGVITSISLVIMPKMASEGKEAQKVVMKKSLEATVMLGTLFAVIIMANTKQFVPFFFGNKYIPMTPLMFWFTLTIIMIPTGGVFANQFALANRRDKDYAFPVVIGAILEIILSYLLDRHYGAMGAMIAILITEAVVLVLRLWVVRDGYKFTYVFHDVPKYILIAIITLAVGMFMPNFISSAFFNMAVKSIIMFVIYVALMFLLKLDFNEDIIKLVKNFFKRG, from the coding sequence ATGCGCAAAACGTTTTTAAATATTCTTTATAACGCGATCTATCAGATTTTCATTGTTTTGGTCCCGTTGATTACGGTGCCATATTTGTCTAGAGTCTTAGGGCCAAAAACTTATGGGATCTACAGTAGTGTTAACAACACTGTGCAGTTTTTGATGATTTTTTGTATCCTGTCAGTTTCTTATGTAGGGATGCGAACGATTTCGCGTACGCGGACTTATGGTACGCCGGAAGAATTGACTAGAGCCTTTTGGGGCTTGTGGTACTTTCAAGGTATTGCCGGTTTAATTACGATTGCCATTACCGTTTTTGTAACGACCGTTTTTCATGTACAATACTGGTTCTACATTTTACTCATGGTGCCATATTTGATCTCAGCGCAGGTCGATATCTCTTGGTTCTTCCAAGGGCTAGCCGACTTCGGCCGCGTTGTTTTGAAAAATACGGCAGTAAAGCTGGTCAGTGTAGTTTTGATTTTGCTTTGGGTAAAATCACCAGCTGACTTGTGGAAGTATTTACTGATCATGTCAGTGTCAACGATGCTGGGGTCATTTGTCTTTTGGCTTGACATTTACCGTTACGTGGGTAACCCTGTGGCTCATTTTTACAAATTCAAGAAAACCGCAATCGCAATCGGTACGTTGATGATCCCGCAAATTGCGACGCAGATTTATACGTCGTTGGATAAGCCAATATTGGGCCTTTTTTCTAGTTCAACGCAAGTATCTTTCTATGACAACTCGCAGCGCATCTCAAACATGATCTTGGGCGTGATCACCAGTATTTCCCTGGTTATCATGCCTAAGATGGCTAGTGAAGGTAAAGAAGCCCAAAAGGTCGTCATGAAAAAGTCGCTTGAAGCAACCGTCATGCTCGGTACTTTGTTTGCCGTGATCATTATGGCTAATACCAAGCAATTCGTACCGTTCTTCTTTGGCAATAAGTATATTCCGATGACACCGCTGATGTTTTGGTTTACTTTAACCATCATCATGATTCCAACCGGTGGTGTCTTTGCTAACCAATTTGCCTTGGCCAATCGCCGCGATAAGGACTATGCTTTTCCTGTAGTCATTGGGGCTATTTTAGAAATTATCTTAAGTTATCTACTTGATCGTCATTACGGCGCTATGGGTGCCATGATCGCTATCTTAATTACGGAAGCCGTAGTTTTGGTCTTGCGTTTGTGGGTAGTACGCGATGGTTACAAATTTACTTACGTCTTTCACGATGTACCCAAGTATATATTGATTGCTATTATTACCTTAGCTGTTGGGATGTTCATGCCTAACTTTATTTCGTCAGCCTTTTTCAACATGGCAGTTAAATCAATCATCATGTTTGTCATTTACGTGGCCTTGATGTTCTTATTAAAGCTGGACTTCAACGAAGATATTATTAAGCTAGTCAAAAATTTCTTTAAACGAGGTTAA
- the pcrA gene encoding DNA helicase PcrA, which translates to MSEKSILAGLNPQQKKAVETTEGPLLVVAGAGSGKTSVLTRRIAYLVEENQVAPWNILAITFTNKAATEMREREQKLLGPAAENIWMSTFHALCVRILRRDAEKIGYSHNFSIADSAEQLTLVKHIEKDLNINPKMYDPRGVLAAISNGKNDLLDPEAFETTASSPFEKMAAKIYKEYQRRLRRDQIMDFDDLIMQTLVLFKKDPETLHYYQNKFRYILVDEYQDTNEAQYQLCHALAAQYKNICVVGDADQSIYGWRGANMENIMNFEHDYQKDGVRTVKLEQNYRSTGHILSAANSVIKNNQNRKDKNLWTDQGEGQKVTYYQAQSGDDEAHYIISKIQEEVKDKHRSYKDFAILYRTNAQSRTVEEAFVKSNIPYQIVGGHKFYDRKEIKDVMAYLKLVANPADTMSMNRIINTPKRGIGAATVDRLLTFADDNHYTVLDAMDHVAESPISTRAAKKLSDFGAKLRDAIAYAQTSSVTGLTEKILEDFDYTDALKAENTIESETRLENLDEFLSVTKRFDDHYEPEEDDSNPLSDFLAEVSLLSDQDDLDEDDNQVALMTLHAAKGLEFPVVFLIGMEDGLFPLQRSMMDDNELEEERRLAYVGITRAKQELFLTNAYSRMMYGRMQNNPPSRFLDEIDSKDLHKEENEKLEGSFIKSSFAATSAPFARKAERARATVYTAKKASGAVGAEKKGWSVGDQVEHKAWGRGVVTKVNGTGEDMELDIAFPGKGIKRLLAAFAPIKKV; encoded by the coding sequence ATGAGCGAAAAATCTATCTTAGCTGGTTTGAATCCGCAACAAAAGAAAGCTGTCGAGACGACCGAAGGTCCGCTTTTGGTTGTTGCTGGCGCGGGTTCAGGCAAAACTTCTGTCTTGACAAGGCGTATTGCTTACTTAGTTGAAGAAAATCAAGTGGCACCATGGAATATTTTGGCCATTACCTTCACTAACAAAGCCGCAACTGAAATGCGTGAACGTGAACAAAAGTTGCTTGGCCCAGCTGCCGAGAATATTTGGATGTCAACTTTCCATGCCCTCTGCGTCAGAATTTTGCGTAGGGATGCGGAAAAGATTGGCTACAGCCACAACTTTTCAATTGCGGACTCAGCTGAACAATTGACTTTGGTGAAGCACATCGAAAAGGACTTGAACATTAATCCTAAGATGTACGACCCACGTGGCGTTTTAGCTGCAATTTCTAACGGTAAGAACGACTTGCTTGATCCAGAAGCATTTGAAACTACTGCTTCTTCACCTTTTGAAAAGATGGCGGCCAAGATCTACAAGGAATACCAAAGAAGATTGCGCAGAGATCAAATCATGGATTTTGACGATTTGATCATGCAGACCTTGGTTTTGTTTAAAAAAGATCCAGAAACGCTGCATTATTACCAAAACAAGTTCCGCTATATTTTGGTTGACGAATACCAGGATACTAACGAAGCACAATACCAATTGTGTCATGCTTTGGCTGCCCAATATAAGAATATCTGCGTTGTTGGGGATGCTGATCAGTCAATTTACGGCTGGCGTGGCGCTAATATGGAAAACATCATGAACTTTGAGCATGATTACCAAAAAGATGGCGTAAGAACCGTCAAGCTAGAACAAAATTACCGTTCAACTGGCCACATTTTGTCTGCCGCTAACTCAGTGATTAAGAACAACCAAAACCGCAAGGACAAGAACTTGTGGACTGATCAAGGCGAAGGACAAAAGGTTACTTACTACCAAGCTCAAAGCGGCGATGATGAAGCGCACTACATTATTTCCAAGATCCAAGAAGAAGTTAAGGACAAGCACCGTTCTTACAAGGATTTTGCCATTCTTTATCGAACTAACGCCCAATCGCGTACAGTCGAAGAAGCTTTTGTTAAGTCAAACATTCCTTACCAAATTGTTGGTGGTCACAAGTTCTACGACAGAAAAGAAATTAAGGATGTCATGGCTTATTTGAAGTTGGTGGCTAACCCTGCCGATACGATGAGCATGAACCGCATCATCAATACGCCTAAGCGTGGAATTGGTGCTGCAACTGTGGATAGGTTGTTAACATTTGCTGATGACAACCACTACACCGTTTTAGATGCGATGGACCATGTGGCAGAAAGTCCAATTAGTACGCGAGCTGCTAAGAAGTTGAGCGACTTTGGCGCAAAGCTGAGGGATGCGATTGCTTATGCGCAAACTAGTAGCGTTACCGGTTTAACCGAAAAAATCTTAGAAGACTTTGATTATACTGATGCTTTAAAGGCTGAAAATACCATTGAATCTGAGACACGTCTTGAGAACTTGGACGAATTCTTATCTGTAACCAAACGTTTTGACGATCATTACGAACCTGAAGAAGACGATTCTAATCCACTAAGCGACTTCTTAGCTGAAGTATCACTTTTAAGCGACCAAGACGATTTAGACGAAGACGATAACCAAGTAGCCTTGATGACTTTGCACGCTGCTAAGGGTCTAGAATTCCCAGTTGTCTTCTTGATCGGCATGGAAGATGGCCTCTTCCCATTGCAAAGATCAATGATGGACGATAATGAATTAGAAGAAGAGCGACGTTTGGCTTATGTTGGTATTACCCGTGCCAAGCAAGAACTGTTCTTAACTAATGCCTACTCACGTATGATGTACGGCAGAATGCAGAACAATCCGCCTTCAAGATTTTTGGATGAAATTGATTCTAAGGACCTTCATAAAGAAGAAAATGAAAAGCTCGAAGGCAGTTTTATCAAGTCCAGCTTTGCGGCTACTTCTGCTCCTTTTGCTAGAAAGGCAGAACGTGCTCGTGCCACAGTTTATACTGCTAAAAAAGCCAGCGGTGCTGTCGGTGCCGAAAAGAAGGGCTGGAGCGTTGGTGATCAAGTAGAACACAAAGCTTGGGGCCGCGGCGTAGTAACCAAGGTCAATGGCACTGGCGAAGACATGGAACTTGATATTGCCTTTCCAGGTAAGGGCATTAAGAGACTTTTGGCTGCGTTTGCGCCAATTAAGAAGGTATAA
- a CDS encoding glycoside hydrolase family 73 protein, with protein sequence MAKKRKSRIPKSVKLVVRVFIILFVLLIAFVGFRYYRRYAIQSEQIRQAQLQRQQEQAKLLKQRKAFIKKIGPIAREVDKSYDLLPSITIAQACLESNYGQSDLSQKYNNLFGVKGTNPNTSAVMTTKEYVKDKWVTVKARFQIYDSYEASIRAHARLFQNGTTWNHDQYKHVLASKDYKTQAKALVTDGYATDPDYADKLINLIEQFDLEKYDK encoded by the coding sequence ATGGCAAAAAAGCGTAAATCAAGAATACCAAAAAGTGTAAAGTTAGTTGTTCGCGTATTTATTATTTTGTTTGTGTTGCTGATTGCCTTCGTGGGCTTTCGTTACTACAGACGCTATGCAATTCAATCTGAGCAGATCAGACAAGCGCAGTTGCAGCGCCAGCAAGAACAGGCAAAATTACTTAAACAAAGAAAAGCTTTTATTAAAAAGATCGGGCCAATTGCGCGTGAGGTCGACAAGTCTTATGATCTTTTGCCAAGTATCACGATTGCTCAGGCCTGCCTTGAAAGTAACTATGGCCAAAGCGATTTATCGCAAAAGTACAACAACTTATTCGGCGTTAAGGGGACTAACCCGAATACTTCGGCCGTGATGACGACAAAAGAATACGTTAAGGACAAGTGGGTAACTGTGAAGGCGCGTTTCCAAATATACGACTCATACGAGGCTTCTATTCGTGCCCATGCTAGATTATTCCAAAACGGGACAACGTGGAACCACGACCAATATAAGCACGTTTTAGCGTCAAAGGATTATAAGACGCAGGCCAAGGCTTTGGTTACCGATGGCTACGCAACCGATCCGGATTATGCTGACAAATTGATTAATTTAATTGAACAATTTGACCTCGAAAAATATGATAAGTAA
- the ligA gene encoding NAD-dependent DNA ligase LigA translates to MAEITLDEAKKEAASLRTQLNEWADAYYSKDAPEVEDNVYDQSYNRLLELEKEFPEIVTPDSITQRVGGQIDNDFTKVEHPIPMLSMGDVFSKEELKEFDQRMQKLVGHPVEYNVELKIDGLSLSLEYENGKLVRASTRGNGYVGEDVTANAHYIADIPQTLPEPLTTEVRGECYMGKEAFAKLNEEREEQGLSVFANPRNAAAGSLRQLDPKVTKKRQLSTFIYTWVNPPEGITSQHQAIERMHELGFHTNETGRKLATLDEIFDFIDEYTAKRNSLTYGIDGIVLKIDDLNIEQELGNTVKVPRWEIAYKFPPEEQETIVRDIVWTVGRTGVVTPTAVMDPVQLAGTTVARASLHNPDYLNEKGVRIGDTVKLHKAGDIIPEISEVVLAKRPADSEPYKIPDTCPSCGQKLVHLEDEVALRCINPSCPAQVEEGITHFASRPAMNIAGLGPKIVKQLIAKDLVHNVADLYHLTADDLAELDHFKEKSINNLLTAIDNSKSNSVELLITGLGIDHVGAKAARLIAQKFKNLSKIMAQGVQDIASIDTIGMTIAESMTTYFAQPEVQKLIEELRESGLNMDYLGEDEEAAPDNPFKDKTVVLTGKLEHYTRSEFTKKLQALGAKVTGSVSKKTNYVIYGKDAGSKYNKAEQLGIPLLTEEEAIAQIE, encoded by the coding sequence ATGGCAGAAATTACTCTTGATGAAGCCAAAAAAGAGGCTGCTTCACTTAGAACCCAATTGAATGAATGGGCCGATGCATACTACTCAAAAGATGCACCTGAAGTTGAAGATAATGTCTATGATCAAAGCTATAATCGTTTGCTTGAACTCGAAAAAGAGTTCCCAGAGATAGTCACACCCGATTCAATTACGCAAAGAGTTGGTGGACAAATTGACAACGATTTTACTAAAGTTGAGCACCCGATTCCTATGCTTTCAATGGGGGATGTCTTTTCAAAAGAAGAATTGAAAGAATTTGACCAACGGATGCAAAAATTGGTTGGCCACCCCGTTGAATACAACGTCGAATTAAAGATCGATGGTTTGTCATTATCGCTTGAATATGAAAACGGTAAGTTAGTTCGTGCTTCGACTCGTGGTAACGGTTATGTAGGTGAAGATGTAACGGCTAACGCGCATTACATTGCCGACATTCCGCAAACTTTGCCAGAGCCTTTGACTACGGAAGTGCGTGGCGAATGTTACATGGGCAAGGAAGCCTTTGCCAAGCTTAACGAAGAGCGTGAAGAACAAGGTTTGAGCGTTTTTGCCAATCCACGTAACGCTGCAGCCGGTTCGCTTCGTCAGCTTGACCCTAAGGTAACGAAGAAGCGTCAACTGAGCACCTTTATCTATACTTGGGTTAATCCACCAGAAGGTATTACTAGCCAGCACCAAGCCATTGAGCGCATGCACGAATTAGGTTTTCACACTAATGAAACCGGTCGAAAATTAGCTACGCTTGATGAGATCTTTGACTTTATTGATGAATATACGGCTAAGCGTAACAGTTTGACCTATGGCATCGATGGGATCGTATTGAAGATTGATGATTTAAACATTGAACAAGAATTGGGTAATACCGTAAAAGTGCCACGTTGGGAAATTGCTTATAAGTTCCCACCAGAAGAACAAGAGACAATTGTCCGCGACATCGTTTGGACGGTTGGCCGTACCGGTGTAGTAACGCCAACTGCTGTGATGGATCCCGTTCAACTTGCTGGTACAACTGTTGCTAGAGCTTCGCTGCACAACCCTGACTATTTAAATGAAAAGGGCGTTCGCATTGGCGATACGGTTAAATTGCACAAGGCCGGCGACATCATTCCAGAAATCTCTGAAGTTGTTTTAGCAAAGCGTCCAGCAGATTCAGAGCCTTACAAGATTCCTGATACTTGTCCATCATGTGGTCAAAAACTGGTTCACTTAGAAGACGAAGTAGCTCTTCGCTGCATTAACCCATCTTGTCCAGCCCAAGTAGAAGAAGGAATTACCCACTTTGCATCGCGTCCTGCGATGAATATTGCCGGCTTAGGTCCTAAGATCGTTAAACAGTTAATTGCCAAGGATTTGGTGCACAACGTTGCCGATCTTTACCACTTAACTGCCGATGATTTGGCCGAGCTTGATCACTTTAAGGAAAAATCGATCAATAATTTGCTTACTGCAATTGATAATTCCAAGTCAAATTCAGTAGAATTGTTAATTACAGGCCTTGGAATTGATCACGTTGGAGCAAAAGCAGCCCGTTTAATCGCCCAAAAATTTAAAAATCTGTCAAAGATTATGGCTCAAGGGGTGCAAGATATTGCTTCAATAGATACAATAGGCATGACGATTGCCGAATCGATGACTACGTATTTTGCTCAGCCTGAAGTGCAAAAGCTGATTGAAGAATTGCGCGAAAGTGGTTTGAACATGGATTACCTCGGTGAAGATGAAGAAGCTGCACCTGATAACCCATTCAAAGATAAAACAGTTGTATTAACTGGAAAATTAGAGCATTATACAAGAAGTGAATTTACCAAGAAGTTGCAAGCCTTAGGTGCTAAGGTTACCGGCTCAGTTTCTAAGAAGACCAATTATGTAATTTATGGTAAGGATGCCGGATCTAAGTACAATAAGGCCGAGCAACTGGGAATTCCGCTTTTAACCGAAGAAGAAGCAATCGCACAAATTGAATAA
- a CDS encoding SprT family protein encodes MRQEELQKLTEQISRDYFHRPFLHMVKINHRMRTTGGRYHLDDHHIEINAHFLEAKNQKYLVGIIKHELCHYHLHLMGLGYQHKDRDFKILLNRVGGSRYAPDIGLRRRKKYKYLYVCENCGLKYPRMRRINTIRYRCGKCKGRLRLARTF; translated from the coding sequence ATGAGACAAGAAGAATTACAAAAATTAACAGAACAAATTTCAAGGGACTATTTTCATCGTCCCTTTTTGCATATGGTGAAAATTAATCACCGGATGAGAACAACGGGTGGCCGCTATCATTTAGATGACCATCATATTGAAATTAATGCGCATTTTTTAGAAGCAAAAAATCAAAAATATTTGGTGGGCATTATTAAACATGAACTGTGTCACTACCATCTGCATTTAATGGGGCTAGGCTACCAGCATAAAGATCGCGATTTTAAAATTCTGCTTAATAGGGTAGGTGGCAGTCGCTACGCACCTGATATTGGTTTAAGACGCCGGAAAAAATATAAATATCTTTATGTCTGTGAAAACTGCGGGCTAAAATATCCACGCATGCGCAGAATAAATACGATCCGCTATAGGTGTGGCAAATGCAAGGGGCGCTTGCGTTTAGCGCGTACTTTTTAA
- a CDS encoding glycosyltransferase family 32 protein, with protein sequence MIPKMIHYVWVGHNPKSKIIQECIATWKKNLPDFKFVEWNEDNFDMHENKYIEQAYQAKKWAFVSDYIRAKAIYEQGGIYLDTDVRVVCDLTPLLNDRAFIGFENNDYLSAAIFGAEKGHPFMQDILDYYKDRNFEYDVNNQMAGVNSVSVTDMLIDKYGLKIGNKEQMLKEDIHVYPDGVLCNPSADSKSIHLFTGTWMNGKHSFKHKIVTDLKRHINTPKGAGLYAKWIR encoded by the coding sequence ATGATTCCAAAAATGATTCATTATGTTTGGGTCGGGCATAATCCGAAGAGCAAGATCATCCAAGAATGTATTGCGACTTGGAAAAAGAATTTGCCTGATTTTAAATTTGTGGAATGGAACGAAGACAACTTTGATATGCATGAAAATAAATATATTGAACAGGCATATCAAGCTAAAAAATGGGCCTTTGTGTCCGACTATATTCGTGCCAAAGCTATTTATGAACAGGGCGGCATTTATTTGGATACTGATGTGCGTGTAGTGTGCGACTTAACGCCGCTGTTAAATGATCGTGCGTTTATCGGCTTTGAAAATAATGACTACTTGTCTGCCGCAATTTTTGGCGCAGAAAAGGGCCATCCTTTCATGCAGGACATTTTGGACTACTATAAGGACCGCAACTTTGAATACGACGTCAACAATCAAATGGCTGGGGTCAACAGTGTTTCTGTGACCGACATGTTGATTGATAAATATGGTTTAAAGATTGGTAATAAGGAGCAAATGTTAAAAGAGGACATCCACGTTTATCCTGATGGCGTTTTGTGCAATCCATCGGCGGATTCTAAGAGCATTCACTTGTTTACAGGAACTTGGATGAACGGCAAGCACTCTTTTAAGCATAAGATCGTGACGGATTTGAAGCGCCACATTAATACGCCAAAAGGTGCCGGTTTATATGCGAAGTGGATTCGATGA